In Stigmatopora argus isolate UIUO_Sarg chromosome 10, RoL_Sarg_1.0, whole genome shotgun sequence, the following proteins share a genomic window:
- the gjd1b gene encoding gap junction delta-2 protein — translation MGEWTILERLLEAAVQQHSTMIGRILLTVVVIFRILIVAIVGETVYEDEQTMFICNTLQPGCNQACYDKAFPISHIRYWVFQIILVCTPSLCFITYSVHQSAKQKDRRYSFLYPIMERDYGGRDGARKLRNINGILVQHGADGGGGKEEPDCLEVKEIPNAPRGLTHGKSSKVRRQEGISRFYIIQVVFRNALEIGFLAGQYFLYGFSVPGIFECDRYPCLKEVECYVSRPTEKTVFLVFMFAVSGICVVLNLAELNHLGWRKIKAAIRGVQARRKSICEIRKKDMAHLSQPPNLGRTQSSESAYV, via the coding sequence GATCCTGCTGACGGTGGTTGTGATCTTTCGCATTCTGATCGTGGCAATCGTAGGCGAGACGGTGTATGAGGACGAGCAGACCATGTTCATATGTAACACCCTGCAGCCGGGTTGCAACCAGGCATGCTATGACAAGGCTTTTCCTATTTCTCACATACGCTACTGGGTATTCCAGATCATACTGGTGTGCACGCCGAGCCTCTGCTTCATTACCTACTCGGTCCACCAGTCAGCCAAACAGAAAGACCGTCGCTACTCCTTTCTCTACCCGATAATGGAGCGGGACTACGGCGGCAGAGACGGGGCCCGGAAGCTCCGCAACATTAACGGAATTTTAGTCCAGCATGGCGCCGATGGCGGCGGAGGCAAAGAAGAACCCGATTGCCTTGAAGTGAAGGAGATCCCAAACGCCCCGCGAGGCCTGACGCACGGAAAGAGCTCCAAAGTACGTCGACAGGAAGGGATCTCCCGTTTTTACATCATCCAAGTGGTGTTCCGAAACGCACTGGAGATTGGATTTTTGGCGGGCCAGTACTTCCTCTATGGCTTCAGCGTGCCtggaatttttgaatgtgacCGCTACCCATGTCTGAAGGAGGTGGAGTGCTATGTGTCACGGCCCACAGAAAAAACTGTTTTCCTGGTTTTCATGTTTGCGGTGAGCGGCATATGCGTGGTGCTCAACCTGGCCGAGCTCAACCATCTGGGATGGCGCAAGATTAAAGCGGCCATCAGGGGCGTCCAGGCCCGGAGGAAATCCATTTGTGAGATCAGGAAGAAAGACATGGCACATCTGTCCCAACCGCCCAACCTGGGGCGTACACAGTCCAGTGAGTCAGCCTATGTCTGA